Proteins from one Ignavibacteriota bacterium genomic window:
- the gyrA gene encoding DNA gyrase subunit A yields the protein MSTPVEKIFPVSIEEELKNSYIDYSMSVIVARALPDVRDGLKPVHRRILYGMSELGVGPTRPYKKSARIVGEVLGKYHPHGDSAVYDAMVRMVQDFSLRYPLVQGQGNYGSVDGDSAAAMRYTEARLAPIAMEMLRDLEKDTVDFTTNFDESLQEPTVMPALLPNLLVNGANGIAVGMATNIPPHNLGEIVDGLLALIENPELPPEQLMQHVKAPDFPTGGIIFGYQGVQDAYLTGRGRILVRARANIETQKNGRENIIVTELPYQVNKANLIEKMAELVKEGKLEGITNIRDESDRDGMRVVIEIKRDGSPDVVLNNLYKHTSMQVTFGAILLALVDGRPKVLSLREMMRHFLDFRHDVVVRRTKFELAEAERRAHILEGYIIALDNIDEVIETIKKSRDVDTARANLMRKFKLSEIQAKAILDMRLQRLTGLERKKIEDEYKETIQTIARLRGLLENETLRWRLIADELRVLKDKYADPRRTEIVYDYADFRLEDMIAEEDVVVTITHQGFIKRTPVSAYRRQGRGGKGVSGAASREDDFIEHMFVASTHHYILFFTNRGRCLWLKVFALPEGARNARGRAIVNLVNIQKDERISAFVTVREFDDTHYIVMVTSEGTVKKTVLSAYGNPRTTGIIAISLNSGDELVEAKITDGSSDVLIATQQGQAIRFNESDVRDMGRNATGVRGIALNPDDRVIGMILARSNTHVLVVSDNGYGKRSDVSAYRFTRRGGKGVITMNITAKTGRVITVKEVTDQDDLVIITVKGMVIRQHVRDIRVMSRNTQGVRLINLKEGDTIADVARVNMEEDIDGEDLADTATV from the coding sequence ATGTCAACGCCAGTAGAAAAAATATTTCCGGTCAGCATCGAAGAGGAACTGAAAAATTCCTACATCGATTACTCCATGTCGGTCATCGTCGCGCGCGCACTTCCCGATGTGCGCGACGGTCTCAAGCCCGTGCACAGGCGCATCCTGTACGGCATGAGCGAACTCGGCGTGGGTCCGACACGCCCGTACAAGAAGTCGGCGCGTATCGTCGGCGAAGTGCTCGGCAAGTACCATCCGCACGGCGACTCGGCGGTGTACGACGCGATGGTGCGCATGGTGCAGGACTTCTCGCTCCGTTATCCTCTCGTGCAGGGCCAGGGCAACTACGGCTCGGTCGACGGCGATTCCGCCGCGGCCATGCGATACACCGAGGCGCGCCTCGCGCCCATCGCCATGGAAATGCTGCGCGATCTCGAGAAGGACACGGTCGACTTCACGACCAACTTCGACGAGTCGCTGCAGGAACCCACGGTCATGCCCGCGCTGCTGCCGAACCTGCTCGTCAACGGCGCCAACGGCATCGCGGTCGGCATGGCGACCAACATCCCGCCGCACAATCTCGGCGAGATCGTCGACGGTCTTCTCGCGCTGATCGAGAATCCCGAGCTTCCGCCCGAACAACTGATGCAGCATGTAAAGGCGCCCGATTTCCCGACAGGCGGCATCATCTTCGGATATCAGGGAGTGCAGGATGCGTATCTCACGGGACGCGGCCGCATCCTCGTCCGCGCGCGCGCCAACATCGAGACGCAGAAAAACGGCCGCGAAAACATCATCGTCACCGAACTCCCCTATCAGGTCAACAAGGCGAATCTCATCGAGAAGATGGCCGAGCTGGTGAAGGAAGGCAAGCTCGAGGGCATCACGAATATCCGTGACGAGTCCGACCGCGACGGCATGCGTGTGGTGATCGAGATCAAGCGCGACGGGAGTCCCGACGTCGTTCTGAACAATCTCTACAAACACACGTCGATGCAGGTCACCTTCGGCGCGATTCTGCTCGCGCTTGTCGACGGCCGTCCCAAGGTGCTGTCGCTGCGCGAGATGATGCGGCACTTCCTCGATTTCCGCCACGACGTTGTGGTGCGCCGCACGAAGTTCGAACTGGCCGAGGCCGAGCGTCGCGCGCACATTCTCGAGGGTTACATCATCGCTCTCGACAACATCGACGAGGTGATCGAGACGATTAAAAAATCGCGTGATGTCGACACCGCCCGCGCGAACCTCATGCGCAAGTTCAAACTGAGCGAGATCCAGGCGAAGGCCATCCTCGACATGCGCCTGCAGCGTCTAACCGGACTCGAGCGCAAAAAGATCGAGGACGAGTACAAGGAAACGATTCAGACCATCGCGCGCCTGCGCGGTCTGCTCGAGAACGAGACGCTGCGCTGGCGCCTCATCGCCGACGAGTTGCGCGTGCTGAAGGACAAGTACGCCGATCCGCGCCGCACCGAGATCGTCTACGACTACGCCGATTTCCGCCTCGAGGACATGATCGCCGAAGAGGACGTGGTGGTCACCATCACGCATCAGGGCTTCATCAAGCGCACGCCGGTCAGCGCGTACCGCAGGCAGGGCCGGGGCGGCAAGGGTGTGTCGGGCGCCGCCTCGCGCGAGGACGATTTTATCGAGCACATGTTTGTCGCCTCGACGCACCATTACATTCTGTTCTTCACCAACAGGGGCCGCTGCCTCTGGCTCAAGGTGTTCGCCCTTCCCGAGGGCGCGCGCAACGCGCGCGGCCGCGCGATTGTGAACCTCGTCAACATCCAGAAAGACGAGCGCATCTCGGCGTTTGTCACCGTGCGCGAATTCGACGACACGCACTATATCGTCATGGTCACCAGCGAGGGTACGGTGAAAAAGACCGTGCTTTCGGCCTACGGGAATCCGCGCACCACGGGTATCATCGCCATATCGCTCAACAGCGGCGACGAACTCGTCGAGGCGAAGATCACGGACGGGTCCAGTGACGTCCTTATCGCGACGCAGCAGGGCCAGGCGATACGTTTCAACGAAAGCGACGTGCGCGACATGGGCCGCAACGCCACGGGTGTGCGCGGCATCGCCCTCAATCCCGACGACCGCGTCATCGGCATGATTCTCGCGCGCTCGAACACACACGTGCTTGTCGTGAGCGACAACGGCTACGGAAAACGCAGCGACGTGTCGGCGTACCGCTTCACGCGGCGCGGCGGCAAGGGCGTCATCACCATGAACATCACGGCGAAGACGGGCCGTGTTATCACGGTCAAGGAAGTGACGGATCAGGACGACCTCGTCATCATCACCGTCAAAGGCATGGTCATTCGCCAGCACGTGCGCGACATCCGCGTCATGAGCAGAAACACACAGGGCGTGCGGCTGATCAACCTCAAGGAAGGCGACACCATCGCCGATGTCGCCCGCGTCAACATGGAAGAGGATATCGACGGCGAGGACCTGGCGGACACGGCAACCGTGTGA
- a CDS encoding T9SS type A sorting domain-containing protein: protein MSAQPMAADSNRWVRVASRSSASVARLQVVWGFEKDFRWTSVEIRRHSAVAPDGDSVWIAVAPDRAFWDTDVQIGHLYQYTLIVRDSAGATLDTLESDLAEALPAAHIDLWEYMCPRPGVMYKYRHLASSQFAGMFGHDTIDIDMTVGAVVDSAGATMYRLREHISSTRTVRDTLSWIRLSKEDECVISTVDSVLRFFLWTPSPPTGRPELAISGSRYSAYSDNARQRCLRFVPVPDSIAHHPPDTLVVYAWSYDRGDDFRWKYVRGVGLVENEYSWYVIGPTYYGAGRLLTWVAGREDTPAFAQLEIGSMYPQPANAMLSIPVSMPGGGHCFAALYDGLGRFIGTVFDGTLGDGATIFHYPTSGMPPGVYFLVFRGGDAVHVRRLLIQR, encoded by the coding sequence GTGTCCGCACAGCCCATGGCGGCGGATTCGAACCGATGGGTGCGCGTGGCTTCGCGCAGCAGCGCGTCGGTCGCGCGGCTGCAGGTTGTATGGGGATTCGAGAAAGATTTTCGATGGACGTCCGTCGAGATACGCCGTCACTCGGCTGTTGCTCCCGACGGGGATTCGGTATGGATCGCCGTCGCGCCGGACCGTGCATTCTGGGACACGGACGTGCAGATCGGGCATCTGTACCAGTACACCCTCATCGTACGCGACTCGGCCGGTGCGACGCTCGACACACTCGAGAGCGATCTTGCCGAAGCGCTGCCCGCGGCGCACATCGATCTGTGGGAGTACATGTGTCCACGCCCTGGCGTGATGTACAAGTACCGGCACCTTGCTTCCTCGCAATTCGCCGGTATGTTCGGTCATGACACCATCGATATCGATATGACGGTGGGTGCTGTGGTCGACAGTGCAGGGGCAACGATGTATCGCCTGCGCGAGCATATCAGCAGTACGCGCACGGTGCGGGATACGCTCTCCTGGATCAGGCTCTCGAAGGAAGACGAGTGTGTGATTTCAACCGTGGATTCAGTGCTCAGATTTTTTCTCTGGACGCCAAGCCCTCCCACTGGTCGGCCCGAGCTGGCCATCAGCGGGAGCAGATATTCCGCCTACAGCGACAACGCCCGTCAACGGTGTCTGCGCTTCGTTCCCGTGCCGGATTCGATCGCGCACCATCCCCCCGACACACTGGTTGTCTACGCCTGGTCGTACGACCGAGGAGATGATTTCAGATGGAAATACGTGCGTGGAGTGGGCCTGGTAGAGAACGAATACAGTTGGTATGTGATTGGCCCAACATATTACGGTGCAGGACGACTGCTCACATGGGTGGCGGGTCGCGAGGACACGCCGGCGTTCGCTCAACTCGAAATCGGTTCGATGTACCCACAGCCGGCGAATGCCATGCTGTCGATCCCTGTCAGCATGCCCGGAGGCGGTCACTGTTTCGCGGCCCTCTATGACGGCCTTGGGCGGTTCATCGGCACCGTGTTCGACGGCACGCTCGGCGACGGCGCGACGATCTTTCATTATCCGACAAGCGGCATGCCGCCGGGAGTGTATTTCCTCGTGTTCCGCGGGGGTGATGCGGTGCACGTCCGCCGCCTTCTCATCCAGCGGTAG
- the mce gene encoding methylmalonyl-CoA epimerase: MITRIAHIGLAVKDLGSAQTVFETLLGSHASHVQRVEEQKVDVSSFHIDDTNIELTCGISPDSPISKFIEKRGEGIHHIAFETDDIHAELARLKAAGVALIDQEPRMGADNYLVAFIHPKAANGVLVEISQKAGG, from the coding sequence ATGATTACCCGCATCGCACACATCGGACTCGCCGTCAAGGATCTCGGATCCGCACAAACCGTTTTTGAAACCCTGCTTGGTTCACACGCCTCGCATGTGCAGCGCGTCGAAGAGCAGAAAGTCGACGTCTCGAGTTTCCATATCGACGACACCAACATCGAACTCACCTGCGGCATCTCGCCCGACTCTCCCATCTCGAAATTCATCGAGAAACGTGGCGAGGGCATACATCACATTGCTTTCGAGACCGACGACATACACGCGGAACTCGCGCGCCTCAAGGCCGCGGGCGTCGCGCTCATCGATCAGGAGCCGCGTATGGGGGCCGACAATTATCTCGTGGCCTTCATCCATCCAAAGGCGGCGAACGGTGTGCTCGTCGAAATCAGCCAGAAGGCCGGCGGCTGA
- a CDS encoding excinuclease ABC subunit C → MLPDPLPAKLEHLPATPGVYLFRNTRGEVIYVGKAKSLRPRVRSYFHERGPVDAKKDVLVSKIADLDVLVTDSEVEALLLENNLIKEHNPRYNIRLKDDKSYPYIVVTNEPYPRVFPTRVVRRDGSRYYGPYSDVKAMHLMLRTIRGIFPIRSCDYHLDDEIVERRKVALCLDYHIQKCEGPCQALVAREDYAAMIAQVEQLLKGKTRALRGLLEDEMTRCAEALAFEKAAALRNRIMALQKYQDRQKVAMADFSDRDLLAVASSGPDAVGLVFRVRDGKIVGKQHYTFTGAEYESDEEILEHVFQTYYGTTLDIPPEVLLPSETENLDGLLAWVRTRAGMAVTASVPKIGDKAKLMRMCAANARFLLDELLVQKYKSDAFTPKSVTALQKDLRLHTAPRRIECFDISHFQGAETVASMVSFLDGKARKSEYRKYKIETVEGVDDFASMREVVRRRYTRVLEEKHPLPDLIVIDGGKGQLSSAVEVLRELGLASQPVIGLAKRLEEVFVPGDSLPLNIPKTSPGLALLQRVRDEAHRFAVTYHRARRSKATLQTELEEIDGVGTARARDLLEKLGSVRAVEQASLEDIAAVVGWSAARNVHVFFHPDEDPDAGLDSAASLAEDERPES, encoded by the coding sequence GTGCTCCCCGATCCCCTGCCCGCCAAACTCGAACACCTGCCCGCGACGCCCGGCGTCTATTTATTCCGCAACACGCGCGGCGAGGTGATCTATGTCGGCAAGGCCAAAAGCCTCCGGCCGCGCGTGCGCTCGTATTTCCACGAGCGGGGTCCGGTGGACGCAAAAAAGGATGTCCTTGTCTCAAAAATCGCCGACCTCGACGTGCTCGTCACCGATTCGGAAGTCGAGGCGCTGCTGCTCGAGAACAATCTGATCAAGGAGCACAATCCGCGCTACAACATCCGGTTGAAGGACGATAAAAGTTATCCGTACATCGTGGTGACGAACGAACCGTATCCGCGGGTGTTTCCGACACGTGTCGTGCGCCGCGACGGCTCGCGCTACTACGGCCCGTACAGCGACGTGAAGGCGATGCATCTCATGCTGCGCACCATCCGCGGCATCTTTCCCATCCGCAGTTGCGACTACCACCTCGACGACGAGATCGTCGAACGGCGCAAGGTGGCACTGTGCCTCGACTACCACATACAGAAGTGCGAGGGGCCCTGCCAGGCGCTTGTGGCGCGTGAAGACTACGCGGCGATGATCGCGCAGGTCGAGCAGCTTCTGAAGGGTAAAACACGCGCCTTGCGCGGTCTGCTCGAGGACGAGATGACGCGCTGCGCCGAGGCACTGGCGTTCGAGAAGGCGGCCGCGCTGCGCAACCGTATCATGGCGCTGCAGAAGTATCAGGACCGCCAGAAGGTCGCTATGGCCGACTTCTCCGACCGCGACCTGCTCGCCGTCGCATCGTCGGGTCCCGATGCAGTGGGTTTGGTGTTCCGCGTGCGCGACGGCAAAATCGTCGGCAAACAGCACTATACCTTCACCGGCGCCGAGTACGAAAGCGACGAGGAAATCCTCGAGCACGTGTTCCAGACTTACTACGGCACCACTCTCGACATTCCTCCCGAAGTCCTGCTTCCGTCCGAGACCGAAAACCTCGACGGCCTGCTCGCCTGGGTCCGCACACGCGCCGGTATGGCTGTGACGGCCTCTGTGCCCAAAATCGGGGACAAGGCCAAGCTCATGCGCATGTGCGCAGCCAACGCGCGTTTCCTGCTCGACGAGCTGTTGGTGCAGAAGTACAAGAGCGACGCGTTTACTCCCAAGTCCGTCACCGCCCTGCAAAAGGATCTGCGCCTGCACACAGCGCCGCGGCGTATCGAGTGTTTCGACATCTCGCATTTTCAGGGCGCGGAAACGGTGGCGTCGATGGTCTCCTTCCTCGATGGCAAGGCCAGAAAAAGCGAATATCGGAAGTACAAGATCGAAACGGTGGAAGGAGTCGATGATTTTGCGAGCATGCGCGAAGTGGTACGTCGCCGCTACACGCGTGTGCTGGAGGAAAAACACCCGCTCCCCGACCTCATCGTCATCGACGGTGGAAAGGGGCAGTTGTCGAGCGCGGTGGAGGTCCTTCGCGAACTCGGACTTGCATCGCAGCCCGTGATCGGTCTCGCAAAACGCCTCGAGGAGGTCTTTGTGCCGGGCGACAGTCTGCCGCTCAACATCCCCAAGACCTCGCCCGGACTCGCGCTTCTGCAGCGTGTGCGCGACGAGGCGCACCGCTTCGCCGTCACATACCATCGCGCGCGCAGGAGCAAGGCGACATTGCAGACGGAACTCGAGGAGATCGACGGCGTGGGCACCGCGCGCGCACGCGACCTGCTCGAGAAACTCGGCTCCGTGCGGGCCGTCGAACAGGCCTCGCTCGAGGATATCGCCGCAGTCGTCGGTTGGAGCGCCGCGCGAAACGTCCATGTCTTTTTTCACCCAGACGAGGACCCGGACGCGGGCCTCGACTCAGCAGCTTCGCTCGCCGAAGACGAAAGGCCGGAGTCATGA
- a CDS encoding tetratricopeptide repeat protein, translating into MKSIAHTVTTREHIPARLRNIPTRPRPLFMVVLLAGFVFPCAAQRLDDPRVTELVKRGIEMAGHQRYSEARAIFDEVIRTAPEHPAGYLNKAILLEVMSLDFETPVPQPEFDRLLEKTESLCERILEKNERSVDGLYFMGMVHSYIAYYKFRDGENWLSGLRHGFIANGYLEDCLALHPGHLDALTSLGTYKYWKSKKMSFLTWTPFVDDESIAGIDYLRLAERAPTTGAQASNSLIWIYIEEERFTDAIRTAQTVLRKYPANRLFLWGLASAAERKGDLRLAIEAYRRILASIDKEVLERRYIEIQARAKIARHSFQIGEKDVAATECAWVLANARVNSAEFTPDGASRIKKRVADMEKLRTELKK; encoded by the coding sequence ATGAAGTCGATCGCGCACACTGTGACGACGCGCGAACACATCCCGGCGCGCCTGCGGAACATTCCGACAAGGCCGCGCCCCCTGTTCATGGTCGTACTGCTCGCGGGGTTTGTATTCCCTTGCGCGGCACAGCGCCTCGACGATCCGCGCGTGACGGAACTCGTCAAGCGCGGCATTGAGATGGCGGGACACCAGCGCTACAGCGAGGCGCGCGCCATCTTCGACGAGGTTATACGGACTGCGCCCGAGCATCCAGCCGGATATCTCAACAAGGCGATCCTCCTGGAGGTGATGTCCCTGGACTTTGAAACACCCGTTCCTCAACCGGAATTCGACCGGCTGCTCGAGAAGACCGAATCCCTCTGTGAACGAATCCTCGAAAAAAACGAACGCTCGGTCGACGGACTCTATTTCATGGGCATGGTGCACAGCTATATCGCGTATTACAAGTTTCGCGACGGCGAGAACTGGTTGAGCGGGCTGCGGCACGGCTTTATCGCGAACGGGTACCTCGAGGACTGTCTCGCTTTGCATCCAGGGCACCTCGACGCGCTGACATCGCTTGGCACGTACAAGTACTGGAAGAGCAAAAAAATGTCATTTCTGACCTGGACACCCTTTGTCGACGACGAATCGATCGCGGGCATCGACTACCTCCGTCTCGCGGAACGTGCCCCGACCACAGGCGCCCAGGCCTCGAATTCCCTCATCTGGATCTACATCGAGGAGGAGAGGTTTACGGACGCGATTCGCACCGCTCAGACTGTGCTGCGCAAATATCCGGCAAACCGGCTTTTTCTGTGGGGACTGGCTTCAGCCGCGGAGCGGAAGGGTGACCTGCGCCTGGCCATCGAGGCCTACCGGCGAATTCTCGCGAGTATCGACAAGGAGGTGCTGGAGCGCCGGTACATTGAAATCCAGGCCCGCGCGAAAATTGCGCGGCATTCCTTCCAGATTGGTGAAAAGGACGTGGCAGCGACCGAATGCGCATGGGTCCTTGCCAATGCACGGGTCAATTCCGCCGAATTTACACCCGACGGAGCGTCGCGTATTAAAAAGCGCGTAGCCGATATGGAAAAACTTCGGACCGAGCTAAAAAAATAA